A region from the Halomarina litorea genome encodes:
- a CDS encoding D-2-hydroxyacid dehydrogenase, whose protein sequence is MSQTPDVVVLRDGVHGMPVDDYADALRERLPDHEIRVGYTPAQERELLADAPVATGRLLDADLLADAPALRYFACAYAGYGHLPVDALESRDVAVTTASGVHGPNIAEHVVGSILAFARRFPEAWRRQQRREWRHMQSHELTGSTVTVVGLGGIGETVVGRLSGFDVTTLGVRHSPEKGGPTDEVFGSDDLHEALARTDYLVLACPLTDETRGMIDGAAFETLPPSAVLVNVARGPVVDTDALVSALRGSEIRGAALDVTDPEPLPEDHPLWTLSNVLLTPHSSGHTPEYYERLADIVAENLRRVAGTGSYTDLRNQVLSPE, encoded by the coding sequence ATGAGTCAGACGCCCGATGTCGTCGTCCTCCGCGACGGCGTCCACGGGATGCCCGTCGACGACTACGCAGACGCCCTGCGCGAACGCCTCCCCGACCACGAGATTCGGGTCGGCTACACCCCCGCACAGGAACGGGAACTGCTCGCGGACGCCCCGGTGGCGACGGGTCGCCTGCTGGACGCGGACTTGCTCGCCGACGCCCCCGCCCTGCGCTACTTCGCGTGTGCGTACGCCGGCTACGGTCACCTCCCGGTCGACGCCCTCGAATCGCGCGACGTCGCCGTGACCACCGCCTCGGGGGTCCACGGGCCGAACATCGCCGAACACGTCGTCGGGTCGATTCTCGCGTTCGCCCGGCGGTTCCCCGAGGCGTGGCGCCGCCAGCAACGCCGCGAGTGGCGACACATGCAGTCGCACGAACTGACCGGCTCGACGGTCACCGTCGTCGGCCTCGGGGGAATCGGCGAGACGGTGGTCGGCCGTCTCTCGGGGTTCGACGTGACCACCCTCGGCGTCCGCCACAGTCCCGAGAAGGGCGGTCCGACGGACGAGGTGTTCGGCTCCGACGACCTGCACGAGGCGCTCGCCCGCACCGACTACCTCGTGCTGGCCTGCCCGCTGACCGACGAGACGCGCGGGATGATAGACGGGGCAGCCTTCGAGACGCTCCCGCCCTCCGCCGTCCTCGTGAACGTCGCCCGTGGTCCCGTCGTCGACACCGACGCACTCGTGAGCGCGCTTCGAGGCAGCGAGATCCGCGGGGCGGCCCTCGACGTGACCGACCCCGAACCCCTCCCCGAGGACCACCCCCTGTGGACGCTCTCGAACGTCCTCCTCACGCCACACAGTTCGGGCCACACCCCGGAGTACTACGAGCGACTGGCCGACATCGTCGCGGAGAACCTCCGGCGGGTGGCCGGGACGGGGTCGTACACCGACCTCCGCAACCAAGTTCTCTCGCCCGAGTAA
- a CDS encoding NAD(P)/FAD-dependent oxidoreductase yields MQQVDVAVVGGGPAGASAARAAAVEGADAVVIEKGVPRADREGLGPDSTDAAGILDYWVDLMDLDEPIPEWVKARELHATEFIGPNESFTMESTGIESSYPNFGFTMHRTKFDDWLRVRAEDAGAEYRVGTAVSDVETDFIDGSHVLTLRDGSQLEAEYLVLADGPQRTVTSKVLDPLLPDGSVENLASTRANHIAYQEFREFPEELFEPDRLKFWWGYMPGHTAYPWVFPNDGTVARVGLTMPIGLDLSTVEHRDEYALIDPEDERIPQGKVYIRRLLDRLHPEYDLDDFPLVTDRGKQGGTETYPISSTRPIDSPTAANIAVVGGAMGATSAFHEGGDHVAVRTGKIAGRLAALGALRAYNDEWKRAIGEEVRRNVGLSELVRGHGPRDWDRTFATADKILRRGTDYGLASSLMAGLSGARLFGRYRRIKFGLRSDRYVQIREDAYAV; encoded by the coding sequence ATGCAACAGGTGGACGTGGCCGTCGTCGGTGGCGGCCCTGCCGGGGCCTCGGCAGCACGGGCGGCGGCAGTGGAGGGTGCGGACGCGGTGGTCATCGAGAAGGGGGTGCCGCGGGCCGACCGCGAGGGACTCGGTCCCGACTCGACGGACGCCGCCGGCATCCTCGACTACTGGGTCGACCTGATGGACCTCGACGAACCCATCCCCGAGTGGGTGAAAGCCCGCGAACTCCACGCGACCGAGTTCATCGGCCCCAACGAGTCGTTCACCATGGAGTCGACGGGCATCGAGTCCTCTTACCCCAACTTCGGGTTCACGATGCACCGCACGAAGTTCGACGATTGGCTCCGCGTGCGGGCGGAGGACGCCGGCGCGGAGTACCGCGTCGGGACGGCCGTCAGCGACGTGGAGACGGACTTCATCGACGGCTCGCACGTCCTCACGCTCCGCGACGGGTCCCAACTGGAGGCGGAGTACCTCGTCCTCGCGGACGGCCCCCAGCGCACGGTGACCAGCAAGGTGCTCGACCCCCTCCTCCCGGACGGCTCCGTCGAGAACCTCGCGTCCACGCGGGCCAACCACATCGCCTACCAGGAATTCCGGGAGTTCCCCGAGGAACTGTTCGAACCCGACCGGCTCAAGTTCTGGTGGGGCTATATGCCCGGCCACACCGCCTATCCATGGGTGTTCCCGAACGACGGCACCGTCGCCCGCGTCGGCCTCACGATGCCCATCGGTCTCGACCTCTCGACGGTCGAACACCGCGACGAGTACGCCCTCATCGACCCTGAGGACGAGCGCATCCCGCAGGGGAAGGTGTACATCCGGCGCCTGCTGGACCGCCTCCACCCCGAGTACGACCTCGATGACTTCCCGCTCGTGACCGACCGGGGGAAACAGGGCGGCACCGAGACGTACCCCATCTCCTCGACCCGACCCATCGACTCCCCGACGGCCGCCAACATCGCCGTCGTCGGCGGCGCGATGGGCGCGACCAGCGCCTTCCACGAGGGCGGCGACCACGTCGCCGTCCGGACGGGGAAGATCGCCGGGCGACTGGCCGCCCTCGGTGCCCTCCGCGCGTACAACGACGAGTGGAAACGCGCCATCGGCGAGGAGGTCCGACGGAACGTCGGCCTCTCGGAACTCGTCCGAGGGCACGGCCCGCGCGACTGGGACCGAACGTTCGCCACCGCCGACAAGATCCTCCGTCGCGGCACCGACTACGGTCTCGCGAGTTCGCTGATGGCGGGTCTCTCCGGGGCGCGCCTGTTCGGACGCTACCGCCGCATCAAGTTCGGCCTCCGGAGCGACCGCTACGTCCAGATCCGCGAGGACGCCTACGCGGTGTAG
- a CDS encoding CFI-box-CTERM domain-containing protein: MPAEEFEEGFVGDGRKKHLTVVTSDGRRHEHGEVYLKHSVDAFVVSPDFEFPDDDSHRYAKADLLRAEIKQHHSACFVTTAAAGEGPTLDALRGFRDGAMTPTATGRALVAVYERVSPPIATTIAEHPDSRTARTVQWLVERCATLARRREAQSGLARRALSVLLTLLYVVGVALALAGHLLIRVRERVE, encoded by the coding sequence ATGCCAGCGGAGGAGTTCGAGGAGGGGTTCGTCGGCGACGGGCGGAAGAAACACCTCACCGTCGTCACCAGCGACGGTCGGCGCCACGAACACGGCGAAGTGTACCTCAAGCACTCCGTCGACGCCTTCGTCGTCTCGCCGGACTTCGAGTTCCCCGACGACGACTCCCACCGCTACGCGAAGGCGGACCTGTTGCGCGCCGAGATAAAACAGCACCACTCGGCGTGTTTCGTCACGACGGCCGCCGCCGGCGAGGGACCGACGCTCGACGCCCTCCGGGGTTTCCGCGACGGGGCGATGACGCCGACGGCGACGGGCCGGGCGCTGGTCGCCGTCTACGAGCGCGTCAGTCCCCCCATCGCCACCACCATCGCCGAACACCCCGACTCGCGGACCGCCCGGACGGTCCAGTGGCTGGTCGAGCGCTGTGCCACGCTGGCGCGTCGCCGAGAGGCGCAGTCGGGACTCGCCCGGCGTGCCCTCTCCGTGCTCCTGACGCTCCTGTACGTCGTCGGGGTGGCGCTGGCGCTCGCCGGGCACCTGCTGATTCGCGTCCGGGAGCGAGTCGAGTAG
- a CDS encoding Nramp family divalent metal transporter — protein MTGDTPMDETDVETDGGVVSEDDDIYTTAEVGEQYRESVYRDQNYESLESAPQNADHPKTGRLGRFKVTDLPKVPKVSHIVGPSAIMLGASLGSGETMFWPTIIADYGWALYWAFWIGVLTQFFINTELQRWTIATGESIFRGYDRIHAVWPWFFLVAGFFHLGWPGWAAGGAEVFAAWTGIVPTGDWWIIGVVSMVVIFLSYLAGPVMYNIIEKIQIGLMFLAILFAVVLIFIVGSAGQLANVPAGAVQFGTLPPADELDIATFLGGLAYAGAGGYINLAQGVWAREKGYGMGTYQGRVKNPLRGATPEEVHDGYSFEPTEKNLKRWRGWWKVTQREHFLTFVIGLLVVATVAMTISMEFAQGASFDGGIDMWLNVVIPQLPGLTATMLYATIFVALFSTQYAIVEAFVRNSVDILFQGYGRRAGWDLSKVFLGLLAGFTLWGIAIIVASGTLEGFGQPWLLLVIGAAIAGAMMWPYNALTTILNTTRLPEHTQPGWGRVVAMWWATGFFGYFTVLLIGGVLNNPDYNLSFPIMQTTVDVVSSNAGGYVLWAIFLLVQIYVMVVSARAKMDASGTVAGADEASGFLS, from the coding sequence ATGACGGGCGATACACCAATGGACGAAACAGACGTCGAAACCGACGGGGGTGTCGTCAGCGAGGACGACGACATCTACACGACGGCGGAGGTCGGAGAACAGTATCGGGAGTCGGTCTATCGCGACCAGAACTACGAGAGCCTGGAGTCGGCACCACAGAACGCGGACCACCCGAAGACCGGACGGCTCGGGCGGTTCAAGGTGACGGACCTGCCGAAGGTGCCGAAGGTCAGCCACATCGTGGGGCCGAGCGCAATCATGCTCGGCGCGTCGCTGGGCAGCGGCGAGACGATGTTCTGGCCGACCATCATCGCCGACTACGGCTGGGCGCTCTACTGGGCGTTCTGGATCGGCGTACTGACGCAGTTCTTCATCAACACGGAACTGCAGCGCTGGACCATCGCGACGGGCGAGAGCATCTTCCGCGGCTACGACCGCATCCACGCCGTCTGGCCGTGGTTCTTCCTCGTCGCCGGGTTCTTCCACCTGGGATGGCCGGGGTGGGCGGCGGGCGGTGCCGAGGTGTTCGCAGCGTGGACCGGCATCGTCCCGACGGGGGACTGGTGGATCATCGGCGTCGTGTCGATGGTCGTCATCTTCCTGTCGTACCTCGCCGGCCCGGTGATGTACAACATCATCGAGAAGATACAGATCGGCCTGATGTTCCTCGCCATCCTGTTCGCCGTCGTCCTCATCTTCATCGTGGGGTCGGCGGGCCAACTGGCGAACGTCCCGGCCGGTGCCGTGCAGTTCGGCACCCTGCCGCCCGCGGACGAACTCGACATCGCCACCTTCCTCGGCGGCCTCGCGTACGCGGGCGCCGGGGGGTACATCAACCTCGCACAGGGCGTCTGGGCCCGCGAGAAGGGCTACGGCATGGGGACCTACCAGGGTCGCGTGAAGAACCCCCTGCGCGGGGCGACCCCCGAGGAGGTCCACGACGGCTACAGCTTCGAACCGACCGAGAAGAACCTCAAGCGCTGGCGTGGCTGGTGGAAGGTCACCCAGCGCGAGCACTTCCTGACGTTCGTCATCGGTCTCCTCGTGGTCGCGACGGTGGCGATGACCATCTCGATGGAGTTCGCACAGGGCGCCTCCTTCGACGGCGGCATCGACATGTGGCTCAACGTCGTCATCCCGCAGTTGCCGGGACTGACGGCGACGATGCTGTACGCGACCATCTTCGTCGCGCTGTTCAGCACCCAGTACGCCATCGTCGAGGCGTTCGTCCGCAACAGCGTCGACATCCTCTTCCAGGGGTACGGCCGCCGGGCCGGCTGGGACCTCTCGAAGGTGTTCCTCGGACTGCTCGCCGGGTTCACCCTCTGGGGCATCGCTATCATCGTCGCGAGCGGTACCCTCGAAGGGTTCGGTCAGCCGTGGCTCCTGCTGGTCATCGGCGCGGCCATCGCCGGCGCGATGATGTGGCCGTACAACGCCCTGACGACCATCCTGAACACGACGCGACTGCCCGAACACACCCAGCCCGGGTGGGGCCGCGTCGTCGCCATGTGGTGGGCGACGGGCTTCTTCGGCTACTTCACCGTCCTGCTCATCGGCGGCGTGCTGAACAACCCCGACTACAACTTGAGCTTCCCCATCATGCAGACGACGGTCGACGTCGTCAGCAGCAACGCGGGCGGCTACGTCCTCTGGGCGATATTCCTGCTCGTCCAGATCTACGTGATGGTCGTCTCCGCGCGGGCGAAGATGGACGCGAGTGGAACCGTCGCCGGTGCCGACGAGGCGTCCGGCTTCCTCTCGTAA
- a CDS encoding antibiotic biosynthesis monooxygenase, with protein MVNVLIRHTVEDYERWKPYFDDHAGVRAEGGERGYRLFRTFEDPNEVVILFEWDTGDNARAFLESEDLRERMHEAGVLGTPEVAILDELEAKTAGEPVA; from the coding sequence ATGGTGAACGTACTCATCAGGCACACGGTCGAGGACTACGAGCGGTGGAAACCCTACTTCGACGACCACGCGGGCGTCCGCGCGGAGGGCGGCGAACGGGGCTATCGGCTCTTCCGGACGTTCGAGGACCCGAACGAGGTCGTCATTCTCTTCGAGTGGGACACGGGGGACAACGCGCGGGCGTTCCTCGAATCCGAGGACCTCCGAGAGCGGATGCACGAGGCGGGCGTCCTCGGCACGCCCGAAGTCGCCATCCTCGACGAACTGGAGGCGAAGACGGCGGGCGAACCGGTCGCCTAG
- a CDS encoding amidase, translated as MTELPPNVRPPTPEEIREHAATHFMSLSEAEVEDFAAAIEGTLDGYERLDALPEPTQDRQFTERDPGYRPDDEEDPLNAVVRKCRVPGASTGPLSGYEVGLKDNVSLAGVEMTCGSKLFDGYVPERDATVVTRLLEAGATITAKLNMEDMAFSGSGELSATGPVLNPHDEDHIAGGSSSGSIAAVMNGDVDVAIGGDQGGSIRIPASWSGGVGHKPTHSLVPYTGVVGLGHTYDHVGPMARDVTDCARVLDAIAGKDPDDPRQGAVPTEAGGYLDGLGDDPSDVTVGVLAEGFGHEASEEGVDERVQDALDDFEAAGATVEEVSVPMHDDGLAIWNGVVIEETRALVRDEGVGHFGKGHYDTQFAETFGRARRAGADDYLTTLKLTLVLGEYLAEQYHGRYYAKAQNLARELAERYDEALADVDVLAMPTTPQTAHERRDHLTRLEVIERALNMLDNTAPFDVTGHPAISVPAGESDGLPVGLMFVGERFEDATVLGAGRAFEASVGWDWQED; from the coding sequence ATGACGGAACTCCCACCGAACGTCAGGCCGCCCACGCCCGAGGAGATTCGCGAGCACGCGGCGACCCACTTCATGTCGCTCTCGGAGGCCGAGGTGGAGGACTTCGCCGCCGCCATCGAGGGCACCCTCGACGGATACGAGCGACTGGACGCACTGCCGGAACCGACGCAGGACCGCCAGTTCACGGAGCGCGACCCCGGCTACCGGCCCGACGACGAGGAGGACCCGCTGAACGCCGTCGTCAGGAAGTGCCGCGTTCCGGGGGCCTCGACGGGACCGCTGTCGGGGTACGAGGTCGGTCTGAAGGACAACGTCTCGCTGGCGGGCGTCGAGATGACCTGCGGGTCGAAGCTGTTCGACGGGTACGTCCCCGAACGCGACGCGACGGTGGTGACCCGACTGCTGGAGGCGGGGGCGACCATCACGGCCAAGTTGAACATGGAGGACATGGCGTTCTCGGGGAGCGGGGAACTCTCCGCGACGGGTCCCGTCCTCAACCCGCACGACGAGGACCACATCGCCGGCGGGTCGTCCAGCGGTTCCATCGCGGCCGTGATGAACGGCGACGTGGACGTTGCCATCGGCGGCGACCAGGGTGGGTCCATCCGCATCCCGGCGTCGTGGAGCGGCGGTGTCGGCCACAAACCAACGCACAGTCTCGTCCCCTACACGGGCGTCGTCGGCCTCGGCCACACCTACGACCACGTCGGGCCGATGGCGAGGGACGTCACGGACTGCGCGCGGGTCCTCGACGCGATCGCCGGGAAGGACCCCGACGACCCGCGACAGGGGGCCGTCCCGACGGAGGCGGGCGGCTACCTCGACGGCCTGGGCGACGACCCCTCGGACGTGACCGTGGGCGTCCTCGCGGAGGGGTTCGGCCACGAGGCCAGCGAGGAGGGCGTCGACGAGCGAGTACAGGATGCACTGGACGACTTCGAGGCGGCAGGGGCGACGGTCGAGGAGGTGTCCGTCCCGATGCACGACGACGGCCTCGCCATCTGGAACGGCGTCGTCATCGAGGAGACGCGGGCGCTGGTCCGCGACGAGGGCGTCGGTCACTTCGGGAAGGGCCACTACGACACGCAGTTCGCGGAGACGTTCGGACGCGCCCGTCGAGCGGGGGCGGACGACTACCTGACGACGCTCAAACTCACGCTCGTCCTCGGCGAGTACCTCGCGGAGCAGTACCACGGGCGCTACTACGCGAAGGCACAGAACCTCGCTCGCGAACTGGCCGAACGGTACGACGAGGCGCTCGCGGACGTGGACGTACTGGCGATGCCGACGACGCCGCAGACGGCCCACGAGCGCCGCGACCACCTCACCCGACTGGAGGTCATCGAGCGCGCACTGAACATGCTCGACAACACCGCGCCGTTCGACGTGACGGGCCACCCGGCCATCTCGGTGCCCGCGGGCGAATCGGACGGGTTGCCGGTCGGACTGATGTTCGTCGGGGAGCGCTTCGAGGACGCGACGGTCCTCGGGGCCGGACGGGCCTTCGAGGCGAGCGTCGGCTGGGACTGGCAGGAGGACTAA